One Drosophila willistoni isolate 14030-0811.24 chromosome XL unlocalized genomic scaffold, UCI_dwil_1.1 Seg142, whole genome shotgun sequence genomic region harbors:
- the LOC6652993 gene encoding homeotic protein female sterile isoform X3 yields MSSSTAASTTTTTTSSSSSSVAAGGGAGGTAAATTTNDQPQPPHQQPPPRYEPPVEPINGIVQPPVVPPAERPGRNTNQLQYLIKTVMKVIWKHHFSWPFQQPVDAKKLNLPDYHKIIKQPMDMGTIKKRLENNYYWSAKEAILDFNTMFNNCYVYNKPGEDVVVMAQTLEKVFLQKIESMPKEELELEPVTAKGGKKKQRTPATPKAAGSGGGGGGGSVGAVPTSSSSSSSNNKLPTAGQSSGGGSGGGSSSGGAAAARPVSSLGGTVSSTAGGGGVGVAPSIPPISTMPPHSVPGSTNTTTTAMGAAGGAAAGAGHSVALMASLLQQQPSSAYPGANQSSAVVNSSSLLDGSTAAVIPGGGAAAGQLSAAAVATANAVQAYVNSTAGVGVNVGVGVGVDGAVIPPQQPAKLKKGVKRKADTTTPTANAFESPYAQMDSKSAKIATRRESNRQDLTFQGSGGYPMSPLGVAGVPGVLLGPGVVGAGVGAAVGGIGMGGVGGVGGVMGSAGSKSKEKLSDALKSCNEILKELFSKKHSGYAWPFYKPVDAELLGLHDYHDIIKKPMDLGTVKRKMDNREYKSAPEFAADVRLIFTNCYKYNPPDHDVVAMGRKLQDVFEMRYANIPDEPVANAAHHSHSHGHGHGHGHGHGHGHGHSSHGHGHGHGGYSTTSLKHDASDSSSEDSSDTENESNSDEERSARLKMLESKLLGLQEEIRKLVEEASAKKKAKKKLKEKKKGMGPGSGAGSGAGGTTGGGAGGGNSATSGGGPSSMPVSVPASVAAAVATGGANLSALLSGSLVMGANSSAGGVNTPTSALHAHEMALAMSQLTGGAAGFNPANVAGAGGGGKAGTLAGALAAGAAAGAGGASSGGSSKGAKNKGQRGAKGAANAAAGGVGGAAAAAAAANMAAAVAGGGGSTTGSKRGKGGGGGSGAGNAAANAAGPGNAAGGGAGAGAGGARGSSKKKPSQVMNFDSEEEDTAKPMSYDEKRQLSLDINKLPGDKLGRVVHIIQNREPSLRDSNPDEIEIDFETLKPSTLRELESYVASCLRKKTHKKPSGKSKDDQMAEKKQELEKRLQDVTVQLGASKKTTKKDENTSNKVEAVQPTNPVSSSSSSSDSSSSSSSDSSSSDSSDSEAGDGDERPPRKKKSRDSNGSSTVNVNNPNLNLAGGLTPNTLLHMGLDVLNNAATGSGGVGVGGVPTASTTASQMANLLGNANPNAMQAAAMLNNNNKTTPLSSGGGGSNNNNNNNNNNNNFGSAGGASSNNILHAAAAAAANTNHNKNGPNDHHLSGSSSKSVMGQQVPTANLYAASSIGGSGGGGGIRIASNLHKQPNMGAQGAATAGLGGGVGGDLSDHHAALAAALASSGGGNNGANPLVGDPTGIVAASLAAGLKQIPQFDDPVEQSLASLEFSAAASSTGVKSVGGGLPDNFLMAHQAHLMQQPGGGQQQQQQQQQQQQQQQQTFGHQQQQQQQQQQQQQHMDYMTELLSKGAENVAGMNGNHLFNFNLDMAAAAFQQQQKQHPQQQQQQQQQQQQAHNNGYNVTDFGMPSFDNLNMATASAFLDLEPTLHQQQQQLQQQLQQQQQQQQQQQHLQQQQQHLQQQQQQQAAAANKMLIIPKPIESMMPSPPTTDKQKVMPPQQSPSDMKLHGNNAQGANFAQNLKNASSWSSLASASSPQNTSSTSSSGKTKPAMDSFQQFRNKAKERDRLKLLEAAEKEKKHQKEAAEKEQQRKHHKSSSSSSTSSSSSSAAAAAAAAVGGSSSGGASATASTATSVAAGGAAVSQSQQASAGVSSSANISTNLSSAQSQSNERDRERERGGGGGGGGSMAGGSSSGVQNNATDNSRSASSGSGGGGGIAGNGGPGSNGGSNSATSNGPGSAGSERDRGNGGAANSGNNNPGVASGGLAIVGGGTGSNSNSGGGLIGSGATSSNSNSSSMGAGIGLGGIPDGVRAGSNSQGSSGGGVGGGGTTGMGIGGPGGVAIGNAPGNGHLSSSVTQAQAQHAAAAAVAAQAAAILAASPLGAMEIGRKSVHDAQPQNSRVDDIKASPGQGQSSPAQQSPQDRAAAKRAEQRRAEQERRRREALAGQIDMNMQSDLMAAFEETL; encoded by the exons ATGTCGTCATCCACAGCAGCGTCAACAACAACCACCaccacatcatcatcatcatcatcggtGGCGGCGGGAGGTGGAGCTGGTGGTACAGCCGCAGCAACAACGACAAATGACCAACCACAACCGCCACATCAACAGCCTCCACCGCGTTATGAACCTCCTGTGGAGCCAATTAATGGCATTGTCCAGCCTCCAGTAGTTCCGCCAGCGGAACGGCCTGGTCGGAATACAAATCAACTgcaatatttaataaaaaccgTTATGAAAGTCATCTGGAAACATCATTTCTCGTGGCCCTTCCAACAGCCGGTCGATGctaagaaattaaatttacccGATTACCATAAGATAATCAAGCAACCTATGGATATGGGTACGATAAAGAAACGTTTGGAGAACAATTATTATTGGTCGGCGAAGGAGGCGATACTTGACTTTAATACAATGTTCAATAATTGTTATGTGTATAACAAACCTGGAGAGGACGTTGTTGTAATGGCACAAACGTTGGAAAAAGTATTCCTGCAAAAAATTGAATCAATGCCTAAAGAGGAATTGGAACTGGAGCCGGTAACTGCAAAGGGTGGGAAAAAGAAGCAACGCACACCAGCCACACCCAAAGCAGCAGGcagtggaggaggaggaggaggcggaAGTGTTGGAGCAGTGCCCACTAGCAGTAGTAGCAGTAGCTCAAATAATAAGTTACCCACAGCTGGTCAATCTTCTGGAGGAGGAAGTGGTGGTGGTAGTAGTAGTGGAGGAGCAGCTGCCGCTCGACCCgtttcctctttgggtggcACTGTTTCATCAacagcaggaggaggaggagtggGAGTCGCACCGTCCATACCACCGATCAGCACAATGCCACCGCATTCCGTACCCGGTAGCACTAATACCACCACCACAGCCATGGGAGCAGctggaggagcagcagctGGAGCTGGGCATTCTGTGGCCCTTATGGCCAGCCTTCTTCAACAGCAGCCATCATCCGCCTATCCCGGTGCTAATCAATCATCCGCTGTGGTCAACAGCTCCTCCCTTTTAGATGGCTCAACGGCGGCCGTAATACCCGGCGGAGGAGCGGCAGCAGGTCAATTATCAGCCGCTGCTGTGGCCACTGCCAATGCCGTACAAGCCTACGTTAATAGCACGGCCGGAGTTGGTGTCAATGTAGGCGTCGGAGTGGGTGTTGATGGCGCCGTTATACCACCCCAGCAACCAGCCAAACTGAAGAAGGGCGTCAAACGGAAGGCGGACACAACGACACCCACGGCGAATGCATTTGAATCGCCTTACGCCCAAATGGATTCCAAATCGGCAAAAATAGCAACAAGACGGGAGTCAAATCGTCAG GATCTTACATTCCAGGGCTCGGGTGGTTATCCCATGTCACCACTGGGTGTGGCCGGTGTGCCCGGTGTCCTATTGGGACCAGGCGTTGTTGGAGCTGGTGTTGGTGCCGCTGTCGGTGGCATCGGTATGGGTGGAGTTGGTGGTGTCGGCGGTGTAATGGGCAGCGCCGGTTCGAAATCAAAGGAAAAACTATCGGATGCTCTCAAGTCATGCAATGAGATCCTTAAGGAGCTATTCTCAAAGAAGCATTCCGGTTATGCTTGGCCCTTCTATAAGCCGGTGGATGCGGAACTGTTAGGCCTCCATGATTATCATGATATCATCAAGAAGCCAATGGATTTGGGTACTGTGAAGCGGAAAATGGACAATCGGGAGTACAAGAGTGCGCCGGAATTCGCGGCCGATGTGCGATTGATATTCACCAATTGCTACAAATACAATCCACCAGATCATGATGTCGTCGCAATGGGCAGAAAACTGCAGGATGTCTTTGAAATGCGCTACGCCAATATACCCGATGAGCCAGTGGCCAATGCGGCTCATCATAGTCACAGCCATGGACACGGTCATGGTCATGGGCATGGTCACGGGCATGGGCATGGTCACAGTAGTCATGGCCATGGACATGGTCATGGCGGCTATTCCACTACCAGCTTAAAGCACGATGCTAGCGATTCATCTAGCGAGGACTCAAGTGACACGGAAAATGAATCTAATTCCGATGAGGAAAGAAGTGCACGCTTAAAAATGCTGGAGTCCAAATTGTTGGGCCTGCAGGAGGAGATCCGTAAACTTGTCGAGGAGGCGTCTGCCAAAAAGAAGGCCAAGAAAAAACtcaaagaaaagaagaaggGCATGGGTCCGGGAAGCGGAGCTGGATCCGGTGCCGGTGGAACAACTGGCGGCGGTGCTGGCGGCGGCAATTCAGCTACCAGTGGAGGTGGACCATCATCCATGCCGGTCTCGGTGCCGGCCAGTGTGGCAGCGGCAGTGGCTACCGGTGGAGCCAATCTCTCTGCCCTGCTTAGCGGTAGTCTGGTCATGGGTGCCAATTCTAGTGCCGGTGGTGTGAACACACCAACATCTGCCCTGCATGCCCACGAAATGGCCTTGGCCATGAGCCAATTGACTGGCGGAGCTGCCGGCTTTAATCCAGCCAATGTGGCGGGTGCTGGCGGTGGTGGCAAGGCAGGTACATTGGCTGGAGCCTTAGCAGCCGGAGCAGCAGCTGGCGCTGGTGGTGCCTCTTCGGGTGGCAGTAGTAAAGGTGCTAAGAATAAGGGACAACGTGGCGCAAAGGGTGCGGCAAATGCGGCAGCCGGCGGCGTTGGCGgcgctgcagcagcagcggcagcggccaATATGGCAGCAGCTGTTGCTGGCGGTGGCGGATCAACGACTGGCTCTAAACGCGGCAaaggtggcggcggcggcagtggAGCGGGCAATGCTGCCGCCAATGCAGCCGGTCCTGGCAACGCTGCTGGTGGTGGAGCGGGAGCGGGCGCTGGTGGTGCACGCGGTAGTAGTAAAAAGAAGCCCAGTCAGGTGATGAATTTCGATTCCGAGGAGGAGGACACAGCGAAGCCAATGTCCTACGATGAGAAGCGACAACTCTCCTTGGATATCAATAAGCTGCCAG GCGACAAACTTGGCCGTGTGGTCCACATCATCCAGAATCGTGAACCATCGCTGCGCGACTCCAATCCCgatgaaattgaaatcgatTTCGAGACACTGAAGCCGTCGACGCTGCGCGAGCTAGAAAGCTATGTGGCGTCGTGTTTGCGCAAAAAAACAC ATAAAAAGCCCTCGGGTAAATCTAAGGATGATCAGATGGCTGAAAAGAAACAAGAGCTGGAAAAACGTTTACAGGATGTAACCGTCCAGCTGGGAGCAAGCAAGAAAACCACCAAGAAAG ATGAAAATACTTCAAATAAGGTGGAAGCTGTTCAACCCACAAATCCCGTTTCATCAAGTTCAAGTTCCAGCGATTCGTCGTCATCGAGTTCGAGTGATAGCAGTTCGAGTGACTCAAGTGACAGTGAAGCAG gCGACGGCGATGAGCGGCCGCCACGTAAGAAAAAGTCACGTGATTCAAATGGCAGCAGCACTGTAAAT GTAAATAATCCCAATCTTAATTTGGCCGGTGGCTTAACACCGAATACGTTACTCCACATGGGTCTGGATGTGCTGAATAATGCAGCAACTGGCAGCGGCGGCGTCGGCGTCGGTGGTGTTCCAACGGCCAGTACAACCGCATCGCAAATGG CAAATTTGCTGGGAAATGCGAATCCAAATGCTATGCAAGCAGCAGCAATGcttaacaacaataataagaCAACGCCGCTCTCATCTGGGGGTGGCGgcagcaacaataataataataacaacaacaacaacaataactttGGTTCTGCTGGCGGTGCCTCATCCAATAATATACTtcatgcagcagcagcagcggcggcaaaTACTAATCACAATAAGAATGGACCAAACGATCATCATTTAAGTGGAAGCAGCAGTAAATCGGTGATGGGACAGCAAGTGCCGACGGCTAATTTGTATGCCGCCTCAAGTATAGGCGGTAGTGGTGGCGGAGGTGGCATACGAATAGCCAGCAATTTGCATAAGCAACCCAATATGGGTGCGCAAGGAGCAGCGACAGCGGGATTAGGTGGTGGAGTGGGTGGAGATCTCAGCGATCATCATGCAGCTCTGGCGGCTGCTTTGGCGTCATCAGGTGGGGGAAATAATGGGGCAAATCCATTGGTTGGTGATCCTACGGGCATTGTGGCTGCCTCATTGGCCGCAGGTCTTAAGCAAATTCCCCAATTTGATGATCCTGTTGAGCAGTCGCTTGCTTCGCTGGAATTCAGTGCGGCGGCTAGCTCAACGGGTGTTAAATCGGTTGGCGGTGGATTGCCAGATAATTTTCTAATGGCCCATCAGGCACATCTAATGCAACAGCCGGGCGGtggccagcagcaacagcaacaacaacaacagcagcagcagcaacaacaacagacatttggacaccagcagcagcagcagcaacaacaacagcagcaacagcaacatatGGACTATATGACGGAATTATTGTCAAAGGGAGCTGAAAATGTGGCTGGAATGAATGGTAATCATTtgttcaatttcaatttggatATGGCAGCGGCTGCCtttcagcagcaacagaagcaacatcctcagcagcaacagcaacaacaacagcagcagcaacaggctCACAATAATGGCTATAATGTAACCGATTTTGGAATGCCCAGTTTTGATAATCTCAATATGGCCACAGCATCGGCGTTTCTTGATTTGGAGCCAACattgcatcagcagcagcagcaattacAACAGCAActccaacaacagcagcaacaacagcagcaacagcaacatctacagcaacagcagcaacatctgcaacaacaacagcaacagcaggcCGCTGCAGCCAATAAAATGCTCATAATTCCCAAACCCATTGAATCCATGATGCCCAGTCCGCCCACAACGGATAAGCAAAAGGTAATGCCACCACAGCAATCGCCCTCCGATATGAAATTGCATGGTAATAATGCGCAAGGTGCCAATTTTGCCCAGAATTTAAAGAATGCCAGCTCTTGGTCGTCTTTGGCATCGGCCAGTTCACCGCAAAACACATCTAGCACCAGCTCCAGTGGTAAGACAAAGCCCGCCATGGATTCATTCCAACAATTTCGTAATAAAGCCAAAGAACGGGATCGCCTCAAGCTGCTCGAGGCAGCTGAAAAGGAGAAGAAACATCAGAAAGAAGCAGCCGAAAAGGAACAACAGCGCAAACACCACAAgtcttcatcatcatcctcaacatcgtcgtcgtcatcatcagcCGCAGCGGCAGCTGCAGCGGCCGTTGGTGGATCGTCTAGTGGTGGTGCATCAGCAACGGCGTCCACTGCCACATCGGTGGCCGCCGGTGGTGCAGCAGTCTCTCAGTCCCAACAGGCATCAGCAGGTGTATCTAGTTCAGCGAATATATCCACAAATCTGTCATCGGCGCAAAGTCAAAGCAACGAGCGAGACCGCGAAAGAGAACgaggaggtggaggaggaggcggTGGCAGCATGGCTGGAGGCAGCAGTAGTGGTGTTCAAAACAATGCGACGGACAACTCACGTTCAGCCAGCtctggcagcggcggcggtggcggcaTTGCCGGTAATGGTGGCCCCGGCAGCAATGGCGGCAGCAATTCCGCCACCAGCAATGGTCCTGGCAGTGCGGGCAGCGAACGGGATAGAGGCAATGGCGGCGCCGCCAacagtggcaacaacaatccAGGCGTCGCAAGCGGTGGGCTTGCCATTGTTGGTGGCGGCACtggcagcaatagcaacagcgGTGGCGGTCTCATTGGCAGTGGAGCAACCAGtagcaatagcaacagcagcagtatGGGCGCCGGCATTGGCCTAGGCGGCATTCCGGATGGAGTCCGGGCCGGCTCGAACAGTCAGGGCAGCAGTGGCGGCGGTGTTGGTGGCGGTGGCACCACTGGCATGGGCATCGGAGGTCCCGGTGGTGTGGCCATCGGCAATGCACCTGGCAATGGTCATCTGTCGTCATCGGTGACACAAGCCCAGGCGCAACATGCAGCCGCTGCTGCAGTGGCTGCTCaggcagctgccattttggcTGCTTCGCCACTAGGAGCCATGGAAATTGGCAG AAAAAGTGTTCATGATGCCCAGCCACAGAATTCACGTGTAGACGATATCAAGGCATCACCAGGACAGGGCCAGAGCTCGCCAGCGCAGCAATCGCCGCAGGATCGGGCAGCTGCCAAGCGGGCAGAGCAGCGAAGGGCCGAGCAAGAGCGACGTAGAAGAGAAGCG TTGGCTGGTCAAATTGATATGAACATGCAGAGCGATCTCATGGCTGCCTTCGAGGAGACACTGTAG